DNA from Agathobaculum sp. NTUH-O15-33:
ATCACAATGATCAGCGCGCCGCCTTCCAGACGAATTGCTAAGCGGATAAACCGTTCCGGCCCTGCTTGCCGTTTGCAGGCCTCCACAGCGTTTTCCAGCAGATTGCCGAGTAAAACCACCATATCGGTATCGGGGATACACGCCGATTCCGGGTGCTCTACCTTGGTCTCGAATGGAATGCCCTGCTCGGTCGCGCTTCGCGCATAGTAGGACAGCACGGCGTTGACCGCGGGTTCCCTGCAAAAGAGAAGCGGCTCGTCTGCGGGCAATGCTTCACAATAACGGGCTGTGTATTGCTTGAGGGCCTCCCGGTCATCGCTTTGCAAAAAGGCCTGAATTGCCACCATGCTTTGACGCAAATCGTGCCGCGCACGCCGCGTTTCTTCGATGCGGCTTTGCAGATTTTCGTATTGCAGCGCCTGAAGCGATAGCTGGTAGTTTTCCTGCTTGAGCGTTAAAACCGTATCATTCTCCCATACCAAACGCAGCACCAAAGAAAGCACGAAGCAGAAGCCCGCACTGATCACCATAGCGAATGCGAAATTTCGTGTATCGGCAGAAAAATGGAGATAGCCGCCGGCTGTCAATAGATTATAGTAGAAAAATACACAGAAGGTCGCGGGCACCAACCATAAAAAGCGCCAACTGCCGTCGGTGGTATGTAGGGAGATCAGCGTGGCAAGCCGGTGCGCCATGAAGTAGTGGCAAGGTGGGAAAAAAACAGCCCATACGAGCGCAAGAGACAGGCATGCTTCCATGCCGTACGGCGCGCTGCTAAAGCGGCTGCCAAATAGCTTATCCCCCAAAAAGCTGTACAAAATAGCGACAAGGCTGGCGAAATTCAGTACCGTCAACAAAACAAAAAGGCTTTTGGAAAGCGGCACGCGGTAGACCAGTAGGAACGCTAATACATACAGCACAATCCATAAAACGGAGAGCGGCGCTCCTGTCGCAGGGTGCGCCGCAACCATCAGGCGGCGACCGATGCCCAAAATATACAACACGGCGGCTGCCGCCGCCGTATGGCCGCGCACATGCGGTTCATGACGCAAAGGGGCGGCGGCCAGCAGCGAACAAGGAATGATATCCAGCAGTTCATATACCATAAGCTGAAACAACAGAGACATATTCATAGCGTCTCTGTTCTCGTGCGCACAAACAGATAGTCCGCGTACTTCTGCATCAGCCTTTTGTGCTCCTTCCGGCGGAAGGGCACGCGCTCATCTGTGTCCATCACAAAGTCGTATTCGTCTATTTGCTTTACATGTCCCATATGTAATATACAGCCGCGGTAAGAGGTCAAAAACTGCCGGTATGGCGCGAGCATGACGCTTAACGCGGCAAAGGTCATACGGCTGCGGACGATATGTCCATCGCCCAAATGCAGGCGGCAATAGTGCCCCGCCATATCGCAGTAAACAATATCATCCACCATGACCCGTCTGCCTTCGTCCGTGCAGGGCAACACGATATAATCCGGCCGGCCGCCGGTGCCGCCGAACGCCGCCGTGAACGTGCGGTCAAACCGTTCCTCTGTAAAAGGCTTCACCAGATAGCCCGACGCGCCGACTAAATACCCGTCCACGGCATAGTCCAAACTCGTCGTAATAAATACCAGCTTGGCGTGCCGATCGCATAAGCGCAGCCGTTCGGCGGTCTGCATGCCAGTCAATCCGTTCATGACGCAATCCAAGAGGACCAGATCATAGCGGTTTATTTCAAGCGCTGCCAAAAAGCTTTCGCCGCTTGCGTAGCAGGATAAAAGGGGCGGCTGTTCGCCCTGCTTTTGGCACCAGCGCTGAATACCGGCGGCAATGCGTTCGCGGTCTCCTACTTCGTCGTCCACGACAGCTACCTTCATCAAAACACCATCCTTCCCATATTGACACATCTATTGTAACATATTGTCTATTTTCTGTCACCCTTCGACGCCAAAATGCGTCCTTTAATGCCAAGAACTTGTATCCCAGTAAATGTTATGGTATTTTTATAAAGAGACGGCCGCGCGCGGCCGACAGAGCGAACGCAGTCCGCCGCGTATGACGGCCGATGCAGAAAAGGAGATTGAACATGGAGCAACAATTACACACCGGTGATATCCTTATTTTTCAGGCGGAGGATAAATGGATCAGTAAGCTGATTGCCTGGGGCACGTTTTCCGATGTCAGCCATGCCGCCATGGTAATGGCAAATGGACAAATGGTCGAAATGGGGCTGGACGGCATCATGTTGAACCTGATCGGATCAAACGGCGGCGATCCGGCCTATCAGCTTCGCTTGGATCCCCCACAGGATACTGCGCCGCTGGCCGCGGCGGCGGCGCGGTATCTGGATCAGCGGATCTGCTATGACATACCCGCGCTTATATTGCTCGGCATCGCATTGATCTTCCGGCACCTGCATCCGAGTGGACCTGTTTACAGCCTGCTCGATCAGTTGATCACCGCCGCCTGTGTGGAGCTGGATAAGTTGATCAATAAAATACTGGGCCATCCAGACGCAATGGTCTGTTCCCAGCTTGTCTATCAAATATATCAGGACTGCGGCACTCTCTACCATCTTCAGGTTCGAAACGGCGCGCTGCAAGCGAAAGACAGTGCCGACACGATATGCCTTGCGGATTGCGCCGCCTCGCTACGTATGGAAGATTACAGCGCGGCGAAGCTTCCGCAAAACTCAGTTTCGGACATCGAAAAATTGTCTCGCGAGTTGATGCTCGCACTATATGATGCGGAGGATATAAAGGAATACATGGCTCCGCCGCAGCAGTTGGTCGTACAAACAAAAACCCTTCTAACGCAGTTAGAGAAGCTGGCAAAGCTGACTGACCAGCCGCTGGAATCGCTGCTTGTCATGCCGTCCGACCTTGTCTATCACACGGATAATCTATGCCGTGTGAACACAGTTTCCGTAAAACGGCTGGAACGCCTCCGTTGAACCGGTGTCCAAAAACATTTCCGTACCATGCACTAGCTTTATCAAGCGCCCCTCCGCACCGCAGGCTCTCGGTGCGAAGGGGCTTTCCATATACCCAGACGATCGTCGCCCATAGCGTTTGCGATAAGGCCTCGCCCTGAGTGCCCCCCTGCCCTGCACTGGACACACGCTACATGAAAAGGTATAATATACAGAAAGACTACGTGTTAAAGGGTTGACATTATGCAGCAAATCAATGTAACAATGGATGCTTTCAGTATTGTATTATGTCTGATCCTAATTGGCTGCTCGTACTTTGACCGCAGGAGCGACAGCGCCGCAAGGTATTTTTTCATGATGTGCATTTGCAATTTGGGAATGTTGATTGGCGACCTGCCAAACTGGACCTGCGAAGGCACAACCGCTGTCTTTGCTGTATTGGCGCTGCAATGGGGATCTCTGCTTTATTTTGCTTTTTCAGCGCCGCTGTTGCTGTTCTTTACCGGCTATCTCATTCACTATCTGATATCCAAGGTGCATGTGCGCCCGTTTTATTGGCGCGCGGCCTGCATCCTTTGTATCATGCAGCTGATATGCAGTCTGGTATCGCTGCAAAACGGGATGTATTTTCACATTACCGCAGATAATTATTACCGGCGCGGTGATTGGTTCTGGCTTTCGCAAGCTATTCCCATTGCGCTATTTCTGCTTAACGCAGTACTTATTTATCGCTACCGCGCGCAGCTGCGCCGCCGCGAACTGTTTTTTCTGGCCAGCTATATCCTTCTTCCGATCGCGGCAGAGGCGATTCAGATCCTCTTTTATGGCGTGGCGCTCATGAACACCGCCACCACGCTTGCGCTGCTGCTCGTTTACATCAATATTCAGTTGCAGCGTGAGCTATATCTGGAGCAGCAGGAACGCCGACTCGCGGAATCGCGCATTGACATTATGCTGAGCCAGATTCAGCCCCACTTTCTTTACAATACGCTTACCGCAATTCAACAGCTCTGCGAAACCGATCCACGGCAGGCCAAGCAAGCGACGCTTGATTTCTCCCGTTTTTTGCGAGCCAATATGAATTCGCTGACAAGCAAAGCGCCTATTCCCTTTGCGCAAGAACTAAACCATGTAGAAACATATCTTTCGCTGGAACGCCGCCGCTTTCCCAACCGCTTGCAAGTATGCTATGAAACCAGTGTGAATAACTTTAGCTTGCCGCCGCTGACGCTTCAACCCATTGTGGAAAACGCAGTGCGCCACGGTGTGCTGCGGCGCGAGGAAGGCGGCTGCGTCACGATCCGCACGGAGGAGACCGACCGCGCCTTTCTCATTATCGTTTCGGACGACGGCGTAGGCTTTCAGACCCCGACGGACGATCGGCTGCACGTGGGTATTGAAAACGTACGCAGCCGTCTGGAGGCGCTTTGCGGCGGCGCGCTTTTTATCAACAGCACGCCCGGCGTAGGCACGCGCGTGACCATTACCCTGCCGAAGGAGATAAACCCATGAGATTTCTTGCTGTAGATGATGAAGACCTTGCGCTTCAAAATTTAATGGACGCGATTCGCGACGCGGCGCCTACATGCGAGCTGACAGGCTTTACTTCACCGCGCGGAGCGGCGGCGTATGCACGGGTCAATACGCTGGATGTGGCGTTTCTCGATATTGAGCTGGGCAGCGCCAATGGCCTGACGTTCGCGAAGGAGCTGAAGGAGCAGCAGCCTAACCTACGCATCATCTTTGTCACCAGTTATGATCAATATGCTGTGGATGCATTCGCGGTTCGCGCGACCGGCTATCTGTTAAAACCTGTGACAAGCGAGGATATTCGGCGCGAACTAACCTTTGCATACGGCGCGCCGCCACGGGCGGCGCAGGTACGCGTGCAGACCTTTGGCGGCTTCGACGTATTCGCGGACGGCAAGCCGCTCGTATTTAACCGGGCCAAAGCCAAAGAGCTGCTCGCGTTACTGGTCGACCGGCGCGGCAACGTTGTGACCACACGCGAGGCCTGCGCTGTGCTTTGGGAGGATATACCCTATACGCGCATGCAAAAAAACTATTTTCAGACCGTTGTAAGCGATCTGCGCGCTACCCTACGCGACGCGGGCATGGAGGATATTTTGGTGAAAAGCCGCAACGCGCTTTCTATCGCCCCCGCAAGGCTGGACTGCGACAGCTACCGCTTTCTGGACGGCGAAGTACGCGCCATCAACAGCTACCGGGGCGTCTATATGCGCAGTTATAGTTGGGCAGAGTTCCGCATAGGAGAATTTGAATGGCAGCTTTAGCGGGCATTGAATTTTAAGCTTGCTGCAAAAGACAAACAGGAAATAGAGCCGACAGGCTGTCAAAAAAACTATTTTTGACAGCCTGTCGATCACAAATTCACAGCCACTGCTGTTTCTCACTATAATAGGCCGCTTGTTCAACGTTGCCTGATGCCTGATAATGCTCGATCAGACGGTCTAGGACATTGAGATACGGTACTTCATATAGTAACCCGGTTTCAGTTGTCCATTCGTAATACTCTTGGTGCAAAAGTCCAATTTAATCTTCCCTTTGTTCAGCATGACAATCGGGTATTTTATTTTCTGTTTTGCAACGCGCTCAGTTCGCTTATTTGTTTTCTAAAAACCGCTGCAGGATGGCGGAGACCTCCGCGCGGGTCGCATGACCAAGCGGGTCCAAAATGCCCCCGCCTTTACCATTGATCAGCCCAGCGCCCACAGCCCACTTGACATTTTCTTTTGCCCAGTCGGAGATCTGGTCCGTGTCAGTAAACTGCGACAGGTCTCCGTTTTTTTCGGTTGTTTTACCCTGAAGCTTCGCGTAGCGTTCCAGAATCGCAGCGATCTGCTCTCTGGAGATCTCCTGATTCGGCGCAAAGATTTCATCGGAATAGCCGTTTACTATGCCGTTCTTCCTCGCCCAGTATACCGCTTTGCCATAAAAGCTTTCGGCGTTCACATCAGCAAAGGGATAGCCCCAGTTTTCGTCCGCCATATCGGGACTGCCCGCGGCACGGTACAAAACCGTCACCAGCATGGCGCGCGTCATCGGATTTTGCGGGGCAAATCGGGTCGCTGAAACACCGGCAAAGAGCTTATTCTCATAGACGTACTTCACGCTGTCATAGAACCAGTCGGACGGCTTCACATCCGTGAAGGGGTTGTTCCAAAAGCCTTCGCTCCATTTTGCGTACAGCGTGAAATCAGTCGTTACCTTTCGGCTAAAATCATAAGCCTTGGTGCAACCCTTGTCTGTAAACCAGCCGGCAAAGGTGCGGCCTTCCCAGATTGGGTCCTTGGGTTTAGACAGAAGCGCGTTTTTGTCCACGCGAACGCTGTCAACTTTGCTGCCGCCCTGAGAATCGAAGGTAACGGTATACGAGACGCTTCCGCCGCCGGAACGGTCGGAGACGGTAACCGCGATTTCTTGCGACCGTATCATACTGTCCGGTATGCTTCCGCGCATATCTCCAGTTTTAGTCGTGCCATCCGTCGAGATCGTCACACATTCCATGATTGGCAATGCACAGGCGGTGACCACCGCGCTGCCGCTGCCAACGGCGGTCAAGGTACCATCCGCCGAAACCCTTACGACGCTTTCATCGGAGCTTGCATAAGTCACCCGATTTTTATCCGCCGCGGTTGCCGGCTGTATTTCCGCCTGAAGAAACGCCGTTTCGTT
Protein-coding regions in this window:
- a CDS encoding GHKL domain-containing protein → MNMSLLFQLMVYELLDIIPCSLLAAAPLRHEPHVRGHTAAAAAVLYILGIGRRLMVAAHPATGAPLSVLWIVLYVLAFLLVYRVPLSKSLFVLLTVLNFASLVAILYSFLGDKLFGSRFSSAPYGMEACLSLALVWAVFFPPCHYFMAHRLATLISLHTTDGSWRFLWLVPATFCVFFYYNLLTAGGYLHFSADTRNFAFAMVISAGFCFVLSLVLRLVWENDTVLTLKQENYQLSLQALQYENLQSRIEETRRARHDLRQSMVAIQAFLQSDDREALKQYTARYCEALPADEPLLFCREPAVNAVLSYYARSATEQGIPFETKVEHPESACIPDTDMVVLLGNLLENAVEACKRQAGPERFIRLAIRLEGGALIIVMDNSYTGEPLSDSDTLRSSKSDRLGIGSASVRQITEKYHGVAKLWGDGTQFHASVCLPLTGRLK
- a CDS encoding LytR/AlgR family response regulator transcription factor, yielding MKVAVVDDEVGDRERIAAGIQRWCQKQGEQPPLLSCYASGESFLAALEINRYDLVLLDCVMNGLTGMQTAERLRLCDRHAKLVFITTSLDYAVDGYLVGASGYLVKPFTEERFDRTFTAAFGGTGGRPDYIVLPCTDEGRRVMVDDIVYCDMAGHYCRLHLGDGHIVRSRMTFAALSVMLAPYRQFLTSYRGCILHMGHVKQIDEYDFVMDTDERVPFRRKEHKRLMQKYADYLFVRTRTETL
- a CDS encoding sensor histidine kinase, encoding MQQINVTMDAFSIVLCLILIGCSYFDRRSDSAARYFFMMCICNLGMLIGDLPNWTCEGTTAVFAVLALQWGSLLYFAFSAPLLLFFTGYLIHYLISKVHVRPFYWRAACILCIMQLICSLVSLQNGMYFHITADNYYRRGDWFWLSQAIPIALFLLNAVLIYRYRAQLRRRELFFLASYILLPIAAEAIQILFYGVALMNTATTLALLLVYINIQLQRELYLEQQERRLAESRIDIMLSQIQPHFLYNTLTAIQQLCETDPRQAKQATLDFSRFLRANMNSLTSKAPIPFAQELNHVETYLSLERRRFPNRLQVCYETSVNNFSLPPLTLQPIVENAVRHGVLRREEGGCVTIRTEETDRAFLIIVSDDGVGFQTPTDDRLHVGIENVRSRLEALCGGALFINSTPGVGTRVTITLPKEINP
- a CDS encoding response regulator is translated as MRFLAVDDEDLALQNLMDAIRDAAPTCELTGFTSPRGAAAYARVNTLDVAFLDIELGSANGLTFAKELKEQQPNLRIIFVTSYDQYAVDAFAVRATGYLLKPVTSEDIRRELTFAYGAPPRAAQVRVQTFGGFDVFADGKPLVFNRAKAKELLALLVDRRGNVVTTREACAVLWEDIPYTRMQKNYFQTVVSDLRATLRDAGMEDILVKSRNALSIAPARLDCDSYRFLDGEVRAINSYRGVYMRSYSWAEFRIGEFEWQL